A region from the Sorex araneus isolate mSorAra2 chromosome 6, mSorAra2.pri, whole genome shotgun sequence genome encodes:
- the LPAR5 gene encoding lysophosphatidic acid receptor 5, with translation MCYLLSNATANESLQLCPDFRDTHHVHMVVYSVVLAAGLPLNALALWVFLRALRVRSVVSVYMCNLAASDLLFTLSLPLRLSYYARHHWPFPAFLCQAAGAVFQMNMYGSCIFLALINVDRYVAIVHPLRLRHLRRPHVARLLCLGVWALILVSAVPTMLVHRPTSCRTREGRAACLCFEHFSDELWRGQLLPLVLLAEALGFALPLAAVLYASGRVFCTLARPDATRSQRRRKTVRLLLANLVIFLLCFVPYNATLALYGLLRGHFVPVALQEKRGEVRRALMVMVLLAGSNCVLDPLVYYFSAEGFRNTLRHLGSPLQAGTWLGKGPRTSDTVEVTQPSATSQRLLQCVSKLKLSDTQNIKDSVL, from the coding sequence ATGTGCTACCTTCTGTCCAACGCGACGGCCAACGAGTCCCTGCAGCTGTGCCCGGACTTCCGCGACACCCACCACGTGCACATGGTGGTGTACAGCGTGGTGCTGGCCGCGGGGCTGCCGCTCAACGCGCTGGCGCTGTGGGTGTTCCTGCGCGCGCTGCGCGTGCGCTCCGTGGTAAGCGTGTACATGTGCAACCTGGCGGCCAGCGACCTGCTCTTCACGCTGTCGCTGCCGCTGCGCCTGTCCTACTACGCGCGCCACCACTGGCCCTTCCCGGCCTTCCTGTGCCAGGCGGCGGGCGCCGTCTTCCAGATGAACATGTACGGCAGCTGCATCTTCCTGGCGCTCATCAACGTggaccgctacgtggccatcgtgcACCCGCTGCGGCTGCGCCACCTGCGGCGGCCGCACGTGGCGCGGCTGCTGTGCCTGGGCGTGTGGGCGCTCATCCTGGTCTCGGCCGTGCCCACCATGCTGGTGCACCGGCCCACGTCGTGCCGCACGCGCGAGGGCCGCGCCGCGTGCCTGTGCTTCGAGCACTTCAGCGACGAGCTGTGGCGGGGCCAGCTGCTGCCGCTCGTGCTGCTGGCCGAGGCGCTGGGCTTCGCGCTGCCCCTGGCCGCCGTGCTCTACGCGTCGGGCCGCGTCTTCTGCACCCTGGCGCGCCCCGACGCCACGCGCAGCCAGCGGCGCCGCAAGACCGTGCGGCTGCTGCTGGCCAACCTGGTCATCTTCCTGCTGTGCTTCGTGCCCTACAATGCCACGCTGGCGCTCTACGGGCTGCTGCGCGGACACTTCGTGCCGGTCGCCTTGCAGGAGAAGCGCGGGGAGGTGCGCAGGGCGCTCATGGTCATGGTGCTCCTCGCCGGCTCCAACTGCGTGCTCGACCCGCTGGTCTATTACTTCAGCGCTGAGGGTTTCCGCAACACGCTGCGCCACCTGGGCTCCCCGCTGCAAGCCGGGACCTGGCTTGGCAAAGGCCCCCGGACTTCAGACACCGTGGAAGTGACCCAGCCGTCAGCCACCAGCCAGCGGCTACTCCAGTGCGTCTCCAAGCTCAAGCTGTCCGACACCCAGAACATCAAGGACTCCGTCCTCTGA